The following proteins come from a genomic window of Legionella cherrii:
- a CDS encoding exodeoxyribonuclease VII small subunit: protein MSQYMHFEQSIMELEEIVRQLEKGELSLEDSLKQFEKGISLARRCQDVLQKAEQKIEILTSAERSSDEQLSDQ, encoded by the coding sequence ATGAGCCAGTACATGCATTTTGAACAATCGATCATGGAGCTAGAAGAAATTGTCAGGCAACTCGAAAAAGGAGAGCTTTCTTTAGAAGATTCGCTCAAACAATTTGAAAAAGGAATTAGTCTGGCCAGACGATGTCAGGATGTGTTACAAAAGGCCGAACAAAAAATAGAAATATTAACCTCTGCTGAACGCAGCTCGGATGAACAATTAAGTGATCAGTAA
- the radA gene encoding DNA repair protein RadA codes for MKTKTQFVCSQCAAISKQWAGQCTHCGAWNSIAEEGIPVNRNSRSGSWVNQRSVITAVEDVVMDKEVRMDCGLSELNRVLGGGLVYGSVVLIGGDPGIGKSTLLLQTLANLSMQETVLYVTGEESLQQVAMRAKRLGLPLAGLRLLAETQVESIVAHAQKENPKVIVIDSIQTIFTETISSAPGGVSQVRESAAQLVRFAKLTQTAVFLVGHVTKEGALAGPRVLEHMVDSVLYFEGQSDSRFRVIRAIKNRFGAVNELGVFAMTDKGLKEVANPSAIFLSRQPEPTSGSAVMVTWEGSRPMLVEVQALVDEAHGQQSKRVTVGLESNRLAILLAVLHRHGGIATYDQDIFINVVGGVKVTETGSDLALLAAVVSSLRNRIFDRETIIFGEVGLAGEIRPVQSGQERLKEAAKHGFKRAIVPFANAPKQQHDSSMVIEPVKYLHEVLEKM; via the coding sequence ATGAAAACAAAAACCCAATTTGTATGCAGTCAATGTGCCGCGATTTCTAAACAATGGGCGGGACAATGCACCCATTGTGGCGCATGGAATTCGATTGCGGAAGAAGGTATCCCGGTGAATCGTAACTCCCGCAGTGGGTCTTGGGTCAATCAACGCTCTGTAATTACTGCAGTCGAAGATGTCGTTATGGATAAAGAAGTACGTATGGATTGCGGTTTATCAGAGCTTAACAGAGTACTTGGCGGCGGATTGGTGTATGGTTCGGTGGTTCTTATCGGAGGGGATCCGGGTATTGGTAAGTCCACTTTGTTATTGCAAACCTTGGCTAATCTTTCCATGCAGGAAACGGTTTTATATGTCACGGGTGAGGAATCTCTACAACAAGTAGCCATGCGGGCCAAACGCCTGGGACTGCCTTTAGCGGGATTAAGGCTTTTAGCTGAAACACAGGTTGAATCGATTGTTGCACACGCTCAAAAAGAAAATCCTAAAGTGATTGTGATTGATTCCATCCAAACTATTTTTACCGAGACTATCAGCTCTGCTCCCGGTGGGGTAAGCCAAGTACGTGAATCGGCAGCTCAATTAGTTCGTTTTGCTAAACTCACCCAGACTGCAGTGTTTTTAGTGGGGCATGTGACTAAAGAGGGTGCTTTAGCCGGACCACGTGTTTTAGAGCATATGGTAGACAGTGTTCTCTATTTTGAAGGTCAAAGCGACAGCCGTTTCAGAGTCATTCGCGCCATTAAAAACCGTTTTGGCGCAGTCAACGAATTGGGTGTATTTGCGATGACCGATAAAGGATTAAAAGAAGTAGCTAATCCGTCGGCAATTTTTTTATCGCGTCAACCAGAACCTACTTCAGGGAGTGCAGTCATGGTGACTTGGGAAGGATCACGCCCCATGTTAGTCGAGGTACAAGCTTTGGTTGATGAAGCACATGGGCAACAATCCAAACGAGTGACTGTGGGGCTTGAATCGAATCGATTAGCCATTTTACTCGCTGTGCTCCATCGACATGGAGGAATTGCTACTTACGATCAAGATATTTTCATCAATGTAGTCGGTGGTGTGAAAGTGACAGAAACTGGCTCAGATCTTGCATTATTAGCTGCAGTAGTATCCAGTTTGCGTAATCGGATTTTTGACAGGGAAACGATTATTTTTGGTGAAGTGGGTCTTGCTGGTGAAATCAGACCAGTACAAAGTGGGCAGGAACGTTTAAAAGAAGCGGCAAAACATGGATTTAAACGAGCTATAGTCCCTTTTGCCAATGCGCCCAAGCAACAACACGATTCTTCAATGGTTATCGAACCCGTCAAATATTTACATGAAGTTTTGGAAAAAATGTAA
- a CDS encoding L-gulono-gamma-lactone oxidase has translation MMTFPTQLKRDFMDMLTRNKISHSQGWSNFMGNVRNPAAVVVDVESEAQVQLIMKEVKKMNEKRTPQNKITLRASAGWEDKKNAGCCLFPWSKVQDEEYAGSFSFSEVVGGRTSPQSEGTDIIIRFKKKYHKAKVLGPLDTKPSWINPDNPIHQLPAMLVEVNAGTQIAEYAEFLRKNNLSSSTLSMLSWASLVGLSIPGGHGTGRDEPAVSGLIESIRVCDLDGTIRELTPEHPDFETLRAANSGFLGVVLSVKLRAVKAFNLRETVELFHNTEEMKGKLGDILKNNHYVSFIGMPSSAESELSEHIHQWQVRKWNFTTEKPTQSSKPTYAPSITSFVQELELRLGADLMNFLVNSELRSLLPQFMLIAAAETIESRGTKPIVDFENHITHPQVAFPKVLRDVDYFIPVNDEKAGEQLEEILQQIESQIKSAAKQGENPVTYAIYVRYLKGTNGGLSPTSTQAPDERIIALDVVTHPQARGIARFETVFMAKLKEKGFEVRNHLGKEFPAGVVRYAQFLDPQKIKQFIEAAERWNATPGQNDGAERLAMAPYYTNYFQEMLDLSPQLASEEEKSTKDEILPPKQTSLEYTKEEHTQFLTRLREVVALMPVHHEAAKNAKAAFLQACDCELENRRIRDLVIS, from the coding sequence ATGATGACTTTTCCCACCCAGCTTAAACGTGACTTTATGGATATGTTAACTCGCAACAAAATTTCTCACAGTCAAGGTTGGTCCAATTTTATGGGGAATGTGAGGAATCCCGCTGCTGTGGTTGTTGATGTTGAGAGCGAAGCGCAAGTTCAACTCATCATGAAAGAAGTGAAGAAGATGAATGAAAAACGGACGCCACAGAATAAGATTACTTTAAGAGCGAGTGCTGGTTGGGAAGATAAGAAGAATGCAGGTTGTTGTTTATTTCCTTGGTCTAAAGTTCAAGATGAAGAATATGCAGGCAGTTTCTCTTTCTCGGAAGTAGTAGGGGGGCGAACATCACCTCAAAGTGAGGGGACTGACATTATTATTCGTTTTAAAAAGAAATATCATAAAGCCAAAGTATTAGGACCCCTTGATACCAAGCCGTCATGGATTAATCCTGACAATCCAATTCATCAACTTCCAGCCATGCTCGTGGAAGTAAACGCAGGAACTCAGATCGCTGAATATGCAGAATTTTTACGAAAGAATAATTTATCTTCATCGACACTCAGTATGCTGAGTTGGGCGAGTCTGGTAGGCTTATCTATTCCTGGTGGGCATGGAACGGGGCGTGATGAACCGGCTGTAAGTGGCCTGATTGAATCCATCAGAGTGTGCGATTTGGATGGAACCATTCGGGAACTGACTCCTGAGCATCCTGATTTTGAGACCTTACGTGCGGCAAACAGTGGTTTTTTAGGGGTTGTTCTGAGTGTGAAGTTGCGTGCAGTGAAGGCCTTTAATTTACGTGAAACGGTAGAGCTGTTTCATAACACAGAGGAAATGAAAGGCAAACTGGGAGACATATTAAAAAACAATCACTATGTGAGTTTTATTGGAATGCCCAGTTCTGCTGAATCGGAACTTAGCGAACACATTCACCAATGGCAAGTCCGGAAGTGGAATTTTACTACAGAGAAACCAACCCAATCCAGCAAACCGACTTATGCGCCCTCAATCACTTCCTTTGTTCAAGAATTGGAGTTAAGGCTGGGTGCGGATTTGATGAATTTTTTAGTTAATTCAGAATTAAGAAGTTTATTACCCCAATTCATGTTAATTGCTGCCGCTGAAACGATTGAAAGTCGTGGCACCAAGCCTATAGTTGACTTTGAAAACCATATTACCCATCCACAAGTCGCTTTTCCAAAGGTATTACGTGATGTGGATTATTTTATCCCTGTAAATGATGAGAAGGCAGGGGAACAGTTGGAAGAAATACTCCAGCAAATTGAAAGTCAGATAAAAAGTGCGGCAAAACAAGGTGAGAATCCGGTAACCTATGCGATTTACGTTCGCTATTTGAAAGGTACCAATGGAGGATTGTCTCCAACCAGTACTCAGGCACCTGATGAACGTATTATTGCTTTGGATGTGGTCACTCACCCGCAGGCGAGAGGTATTGCTCGTTTTGAAACAGTTTTTATGGCCAAATTAAAAGAAAAAGGATTTGAAGTCAGAAATCATTTAGGAAAAGAGTTTCCCGCGGGAGTAGTTCGTTATGCTCAATTTTTAGATCCCCAAAAAATAAAACAATTTATTGAAGCGGCAGAGCGTTGGAATGCAACCCCAGGTCAGAATGATGGGGCAGAGCGTTTGGCCATGGCTCCTTATTATACAAATTACTTTCAAGAGATGCTTGATCTGAGTCCTCAATTGGCAAGTGAGGAAGAGAAGAGTACAAAAGACGAAATTCTTCCACCCAAACAGACGTCTTTGGAATATACTAAAGAGGAGCATACACAATTTTTAACTCGCTTACGTGAGGTTGTTGCGTTAATGCCTGTGCATCATGAAGCTGCAAAAAATGCGAAGGCGGCTTTTTTACAGGCGTGTGACTGTGAGTTGGAAAATCGAAGAATACGTGATTTGGTGATTAGTTAA